Proteins from one Azospirillum brasilense genomic window:
- a CDS encoding HNH endonuclease family protein, giving the protein MARRRSGAPRGGRRGRPLTLGGLVAVLLVLAAVYAAERFHLVPPGTLDSILGEEKTQRQRPIPRPVPDASIDYAAVAAQLDSIRVEEERRRGYVRDEWPHWLTIDSKCLNTREQVLIRDSVKPAKLSANGCSVLSGVWNDPYTGETFTEPKQVDIDHRVPLEETYASGGYDWPREKRAAYANDVSDPLTLVTVSAAANRAKGSKGPEDWLPPREEYICAYVAGWIAVKARWELTMDERERVTVGNILSDCRRTAVGARPAR; this is encoded by the coding sequence ATGGCGCGACGGAGAAGCGGAGCACCGCGGGGCGGCCGGAGGGGCCGTCCGCTGACGCTGGGCGGGCTGGTCGCCGTTCTGCTGGTGCTGGCCGCGGTCTATGCGGCGGAGCGTTTCCACCTCGTCCCGCCCGGCACGCTGGATTCCATCCTCGGGGAGGAGAAGACCCAGCGACAACGGCCCATCCCCCGCCCCGTCCCCGACGCCAGCATCGACTACGCCGCGGTCGCCGCCCAGCTCGACAGCATCCGGGTGGAGGAGGAGCGCCGCCGCGGCTATGTGCGGGACGAGTGGCCCCACTGGCTGACCATCGACTCCAAATGCCTGAACACGCGCGAGCAGGTGCTGATCCGCGATTCCGTCAAGCCGGCGAAGCTGTCGGCCAACGGCTGTTCGGTGCTGTCCGGCGTGTGGAACGATCCCTACACCGGCGAGACCTTCACCGAGCCGAAGCAGGTGGACATCGACCACCGCGTGCCTCTGGAGGAGACCTACGCCAGCGGCGGCTACGACTGGCCGCGCGAGAAGCGCGCCGCCTACGCCAACGACGTGAGCGACCCGCTGACCCTCGTCACCGTCTCGGCGGCGGCCAATCGCGCCAAGGGATCGAAGGGGCCGGAGGACTGGCTGCCGCCGCGCGAGGAGTACATCTGCGCCTATGTGGCGGGCTGGATCGCCGTGAAGGCGCGCTGGGAACTGACCATGGACGAGCGGGAGCGCGTCACCGTCGGCAACATCCTTTCCGACTGTCGCCGCACCGCGGTGGGCGCGCGGCCGGCCCGCTGA
- a CDS encoding GGDEF domain-containing protein — translation MARERGLRTTVALTGAVLVLGVSVVLAALTGLRSRERIESEIGHSLAEAAHNMADRLDRSMWSRASEISMLAKLGITPAMDDPVRLRWLLDQFQGFFPTVSWMGVTDTKGKVLAATGGLLDGVDISKRPVFQNGQKSQFVGDVHDAVMLAFLLPNPTGEAMKFVDISTPVHNDRGEVVGVLATHLSWEWTREIRRSLMDTMRGRAELELIVVAADRTVLLGPRELLGTPLDIEAVRSAQKNESGWIVERWPDGQRYLTGYAYGNGYLNYPGLGWSVVARQPLAVAYAPATAQMVETVLAGGAMVLLFSALGWMAAGRVTRPLRRIAQAAERIRSGERGAEMPVLGGSAEITSLSATLRDLVDGLTHRDAALVRLEDIAYQDRLTGLPNRRYFEQYVEATTAGNGSAAFLYIDLDGFKPVNDRLGHDAGDLVLRQVGERLAACFRGDDVVARLGGDEFAAVLPQRAGAEPPDLDGLARRIIEAVNEPVSVQGEAVRVGCSLGIALWPEDSPDVAETLRRADQALYQAKRAGRNRGIRWTAGLPPAPAESQGIAAEATRSAAS, via the coding sequence ATGGCGAGGGAACGCGGTCTGCGGACAACGGTGGCTCTGACCGGCGCCGTTCTGGTCCTTGGCGTCTCCGTCGTGCTGGCGGCACTGACCGGCCTGCGCTCCCGCGAGCGGATCGAGAGCGAGATCGGTCATTCCCTGGCAGAGGCCGCGCACAACATGGCCGACCGGCTGGACCGCTCCATGTGGTCGCGCGCCAGCGAGATCAGCATGCTGGCCAAGCTCGGCATCACACCGGCCATGGACGATCCGGTCCGGCTGCGCTGGTTGCTGGATCAGTTCCAGGGCTTCTTCCCGACCGTTTCCTGGATGGGCGTGACCGACACCAAGGGCAAGGTTCTGGCCGCCACGGGCGGCTTGCTGGACGGCGTGGACATTTCCAAGCGCCCGGTCTTTCAGAACGGACAGAAATCACAGTTCGTCGGTGACGTGCACGACGCGGTGATGCTGGCCTTCCTGCTGCCGAACCCGACCGGCGAGGCCATGAAGTTCGTGGACATCTCCACCCCGGTGCACAACGACCGGGGCGAGGTCGTCGGCGTGCTGGCCACGCATCTGAGCTGGGAGTGGACGCGCGAGATCCGCCGTTCCCTGATGGACACCATGCGGGGCCGCGCGGAGCTGGAGCTGATCGTGGTCGCGGCCGACCGCACGGTGCTGCTCGGCCCCCGCGAACTGCTCGGCACCCCCCTCGACATCGAGGCGGTGCGGAGCGCGCAGAAGAACGAGAGCGGCTGGATCGTCGAACGCTGGCCGGACGGGCAGCGCTATCTGACCGGCTACGCCTACGGCAACGGCTACCTGAATTATCCGGGTCTGGGCTGGAGCGTGGTGGCCCGCCAGCCTCTGGCCGTCGCCTACGCCCCGGCCACCGCCCAGATGGTCGAGACGGTGCTGGCCGGCGGCGCCATGGTGCTACTGTTCAGCGCGCTCGGCTGGATGGCCGCCGGGCGGGTCACCCGACCGCTGCGCCGCATCGCCCAGGCGGCGGAACGCATCCGCAGCGGCGAGCGCGGGGCGGAAATGCCGGTGCTGGGCGGCAGCGCCGAGATCACGTCGCTGTCAGCGACTTTGCGCGATCTCGTGGACGGACTGACCCATCGTGACGCCGCCCTGGTCCGGCTGGAGGACATCGCCTATCAGGATCGGCTGACCGGCCTGCCGAACCGCCGCTACTTCGAGCAATATGTGGAGGCCACGACCGCCGGCAACGGCTCCGCCGCCTTCCTCTACATCGATCTGGACGGCTTCAAGCCGGTGAACGACCGGCTGGGCCACGACGCGGGCGACCTCGTGCTGCGTCAGGTGGGCGAGCGGCTGGCCGCCTGCTTCCGCGGCGACGACGTGGTGGCCCGGCTGGGCGGCGACGAGTTCGCGGCGGTGCTGCCGCAGCGCGCCGGCGCCGAACCGCCGGACCTGGACGGGCTGGCCCGCCGCATCATCGAGGCGGTGAACGAGCCCGTCAGCGTACAGGGTGAAGCGGTGCGGGTCGGCTGCTCCCTCGGCATCGCCCTGTGGCCCGAAGATTCGCCCGACGTGGCGGAAACCCTGCGCCGCGCCGATCAGGCGCTCTATCAAGCCAAGCGCGCCGGGCGCAACCGTGGCATCCGCTGGACGGCCGGCCTGCCGCCCGCTCCCGCCGAGAGCCAGGGCATAGCCGCAGAGGCGACAAGGAGCGCGGCGTCCTAA
- a CDS encoding SlyX family protein, which yields MDADAERRLTELESRLAHHERMAEEMSAVLFEQGRTIDLMTMQMRRLRDRIAELESGLPRAPQDEPPPPHY from the coding sequence ATGGACGCCGACGCCGAAAGACGCCTGACCGAGCTGGAATCCCGCCTCGCCCATCACGAGCGCATGGCCGAGGAGATGTCCGCCGTTCTGTTCGAGCAGGGGCGGACCATCGACCTCATGACGATGCAGATGCGCCGCCTGCGCGACCGGATCGCGGAGCTGGAATCCGGTTTGCCCCGCGCGCCACAGGACGAGCCGCCCCCACCCCATTACTGA
- a CDS encoding Fur family transcriptional regulator → MTTPEEALPSRLERACAERGLKMTGQRRIIARVLSEAADHPDVEEVYRRAAAIDAGISLATVYRSMRLFEEIGIIQRHDFGDGRARYEEARGDHHHHLIDIETGEVVEFQDPELEAAVTRIARHLGFDMIGQRLEIFGRRIQRKGPETA, encoded by the coding sequence GTGACCACGCCCGAAGAAGCCCTGCCGTCGCGGCTGGAACGCGCCTGCGCCGAGCGGGGGTTGAAGATGACCGGCCAGCGCCGGATCATCGCGCGCGTCCTGTCGGAAGCCGCCGATCATCCCGATGTGGAGGAGGTCTACCGCCGCGCGGCAGCGATTGACGCCGGGATCAGTCTGGCGACCGTCTACCGCTCGATGCGGCTGTTCGAAGAAATCGGGATCATCCAGCGCCACGATTTCGGCGATGGACGTGCCCGCTACGAGGAGGCGCGTGGCGACCACCACCATCACCTGATCGACATCGAGACCGGCGAGGTGGTGGAGTTCCAAGACCCGGAATTGGAGGCCGCCGTCACTCGCATCGCCCGTCATCTCGGCTTCGACATGATCGGGCAGCGGCTGGAGATCTTCGGACGTCGCATCCAGCGCAAAGGCCCGGAGACGGCCTGA
- a CDS encoding GNAT family N-acetyltransferase has translation MDMRTLVEDDGNTIDITLQPLEDRGKFEKIWIDLERRADGSFFLSWQWIGNWLASLPHGTRPHALVARRGGQVVGLAFLCPRTQWRFGLLRTRCWLLHETGERTFDRIFVEYNGILADRNCADAVLAACFDWLGRRLTNWDELVLGGLEPQAEAAVRLAAARQGHALQVRVADSCQWVDLEGVRRQGAGYLASLGKNTRAAVRRAMRLYTERGALTYRVAATAEEALEDFHAMEVLHQASWNARGQSGAFSNPAFRPFHERLIASGVPAGTVRLCRVSAGDAVIGYLYNFVHRGRVMNYQGGFAYEADNRLKPGLVAHVLAIEDTLARGENCYDFMSTPAGHKPLLSNTEQPMNWIALGPDRLSRQLDTRLRRVKAGVADRMRRLIRSPLPLMNR, from the coding sequence ATGGACATGAGGACTCTTGTTGAGGACGACGGCAACACCATCGACATCACCTTGCAGCCTCTGGAAGATCGCGGAAAATTTGAAAAGATTTGGATTGATTTGGAGCGGCGCGCCGACGGGTCCTTCTTCCTGAGCTGGCAGTGGATCGGCAACTGGCTGGCTTCCCTGCCCCACGGCACGCGGCCCCACGCGCTGGTGGCGCGACGCGGCGGGCAGGTCGTCGGGCTGGCCTTCCTCTGCCCGCGGACGCAATGGCGTTTCGGTCTTCTGCGCACCCGCTGCTGGCTGCTGCACGAGACGGGGGAGCGGACCTTCGACCGAATTTTCGTGGAGTACAACGGCATCCTCGCCGACCGGAACTGCGCCGACGCGGTGCTGGCTGCCTGTTTCGACTGGCTGGGGCGGCGCCTGACCAATTGGGACGAGCTGGTGCTGGGCGGGCTGGAGCCGCAGGCGGAAGCGGCGGTGCGGCTCGCCGCGGCGCGCCAGGGCCACGCGCTGCAGGTCCGGGTGGCCGACAGCTGCCAATGGGTCGATCTGGAGGGCGTGCGCCGGCAGGGCGCCGGCTATCTCGCCAGCCTTGGCAAGAACACCCGCGCCGCGGTGCGCCGGGCCATGCGGCTCTATACGGAGCGTGGCGCGCTGACCTACCGCGTCGCCGCGACGGCGGAAGAAGCGCTGGAGGATTTCCACGCCATGGAGGTCCTGCATCAGGCGAGCTGGAACGCCCGCGGCCAGTCCGGCGCCTTCTCCAACCCGGCCTTCCGCCCCTTCCACGAGCGGCTGATCGCCAGCGGCGTGCCGGCAGGGACGGTGCGGTTGTGCCGGGTCAGCGCCGGGGACGCGGTCATCGGCTATCTCTACAATTTCGTCCATCGCGGGCGGGTGATGAACTACCAGGGCGGCTTCGCCTACGAGGCCGACAATCGGCTGAAACCCGGTCTGGTCGCCCATGTCCTGGCCATCGAGGACACGCTGGCCCGCGGCGAGAACTGCTACGACTTCATGTCCACCCCGGCGGGCCACAAGCCGCTGCTCTCCAACACCGAGCAGCCGATGAACTGGATCGCGCTCGGCCCCGACCGGCTGAGCCGCCAGCTCGACACCCGCCTGCGCCGCGTCAAAGCCGGAGTGGCGGACCGGATGAGACGGCTGATCCGCAGCCCGCTTCCCCTGATGAACCGCTGA
- a CDS encoding ATP-grasp domain-containing protein, which yields MRNTPATNPALACVMGDMDMVRPLGLAGLRCAVVTHPGAAALHSRFTRDAILWDDPARNPDGLVEVMMAFAKGQPEKPVLYYQDDTQLLLVSRNRDRLAEGFRFAIADAELVEDLVDKGRFQALAERLNLPVPATRRLSPTREAAPDVVDLRFPLIVKPLTRRRVWDEADGFAKAIQVDSAEELRALWPRLAAVGLDLLVQEMIPGPETRIESYHVYVDEGGSVAGEFTGAKIRTYPLAYGHSTALTITDAPDVAALGRSLTERLGLRGVAKFDFKRAPDGALHLLEVNPRFNLWHHLGAVAGVNLPALVHADQLGLPRPAVGKARAGARWCHITKDRLAAKDSGLSMAAWLPWVLGCEAKAIALDDPMPFLHNQLARFLPSRAHHDAPDGAMKAQ from the coding sequence ATGAGAAACACCCCCGCCACCAACCCCGCCTTGGCCTGCGTGATGGGCGACATGGACATGGTGCGCCCGCTGGGGCTGGCCGGGCTGCGCTGCGCCGTCGTCACCCATCCCGGCGCTGCCGCCCTGCACTCCCGCTTCACCAGGGACGCCATCCTGTGGGACGACCCGGCGCGCAACCCGGACGGGCTGGTCGAGGTGATGATGGCCTTCGCCAAGGGCCAGCCGGAAAAGCCGGTCCTCTATTATCAGGACGACACCCAGCTCCTGCTCGTCTCGCGCAACCGCGACCGGCTGGCCGAGGGGTTCCGCTTCGCCATCGCCGACGCCGAGCTGGTCGAGGATCTGGTGGACAAGGGCCGCTTCCAGGCATTGGCCGAGCGGCTGAACCTGCCCGTCCCGGCAACCCGCCGCCTCTCCCCGACCCGCGAGGCCGCACCCGACGTGGTGGACCTGCGCTTCCCCCTGATCGTCAAGCCGCTGACCCGCCGCCGGGTGTGGGACGAGGCGGACGGCTTCGCCAAGGCCATCCAGGTCGATTCCGCGGAGGAGCTGCGGGCCCTGTGGCCGCGGCTGGCGGCGGTCGGGCTGGACCTGCTGGTGCAGGAGATGATCCCCGGCCCGGAGACCCGGATCGAGAGCTATCACGTCTATGTCGACGAGGGCGGCAGCGTGGCCGGTGAGTTCACAGGCGCCAAGATCCGCACCTACCCGCTCGCCTACGGGCACAGCACCGCCCTGACCATCACCGATGCGCCGGACGTCGCGGCGCTCGGCCGCTCGCTGACCGAACGGCTGGGGCTGCGCGGCGTCGCCAAGTTCGATTTCAAGCGCGCCCCGGACGGCGCACTGCACCTGCTGGAGGTTAACCCGCGCTTCAACCTGTGGCACCATCTGGGGGCGGTGGCGGGGGTCAACCTGCCGGCGCTGGTCCACGCCGACCAGCTCGGCCTGCCGCGCCCGGCGGTGGGCAAGGCGCGGGCCGGGGCGCGCTGGTGCCACATCACCAAGGACCGGCTGGCCGCCAAGGACAGCGGCCTGTCGATGGCCGCGTGGCTGCCCTGGGTGCTGGGCTGCGAAGCCAAGGCCATCGCGCTCGACGACCCGATGCCCTTCCTGCACAACCAGCTCGCCCGTTTCCTGCCGTCGCGCGCGCACCACGACGCGCCCGACGGCGCGATGAAGGCCCAGTGA
- a CDS encoding metallophosphoesterase family protein: protein MRIGILSDIHANREALEATLSDMSGAGVERVVCLGDVVGYNTDPSPCIRLLREAGAVCVAGNHDRAVTRQIPTDGFSVRAIRAIAWTRKRLPPEDVAWLSALPLKTNVGEHLVAVHGALHVDRGCELVRLNSEDRMRRTAQALLVHPSGARVCAYGHTHRLGIHEYRNGELWEHDPGSEVPLRGGSCYLLNPGTVGEPRSEERRATWMLFDTGRKTVSVRRVAYDDRAAFEKTRRAGIEPRRLLSIPAPLRAALQGGLRRMGIYEMVRRVINS from the coding sequence ATGAGGATCGGCATCCTGTCGGACATCCACGCCAACCGTGAGGCGCTGGAGGCCACGCTGTCCGACATGAGCGGCGCGGGGGTGGAGCGCGTCGTCTGCCTGGGCGACGTGGTGGGCTACAACACCGACCCGTCGCCCTGCATCAGGCTGCTGCGCGAGGCCGGGGCGGTCTGCGTCGCCGGCAACCACGACCGCGCGGTGACCCGCCAGATCCCCACCGACGGCTTCAGCGTCCGCGCCATCCGGGCCATCGCCTGGACGCGCAAGCGCCTGCCGCCGGAGGATGTGGCGTGGCTGTCCGCCCTGCCACTGAAGACCAATGTCGGCGAGCATCTCGTCGCCGTCCATGGAGCGCTTCATGTGGACCGGGGCTGCGAGCTGGTCCGGCTGAACAGCGAGGACCGGATGCGGCGGACCGCGCAGGCCCTGCTCGTCCACCCCTCCGGCGCCCGCGTCTGCGCCTACGGTCACACGCACCGGCTCGGCATCCACGAATACCGCAACGGTGAGTTGTGGGAGCACGATCCCGGCAGCGAGGTCCCCCTGCGCGGCGGTTCCTGCTACCTGCTCAACCCCGGCACGGTGGGGGAGCCGCGGAGCGAGGAGCGGCGGGCGACCTGGATGCTGTTCGACACCGGCCGGAAGACGGTGAGCGTGCGGCGGGTCGCCTACGACGACCGCGCGGCGTTCGAGAAGACGCGCCGGGCGGGGATCGAGCCGCGGCGCCTGCTGTCCATTCCGGCCCCCTTGCGTGCCGCCCTTCAGGGAGGGCTGCGGCGGATGGGGATTTACGAGATGGTGCGGCGGGTCATCAACTCATGA
- a CDS encoding methyl-accepting chemotaxis protein, protein MNWFRNAKVGLRLMLSFSSILVLMVALAAIAIYKVNSINDSLSTINDVNNVKQRYAINFRGSVHDRAISLRDVTLLSDAAALKAELATIDRLAADYARSAEQLDRMFAVGTHITAKERDILASIKETEAKTLPLARGVIEARQAGDAARAVKILVEQARPGFTEWLARINAFIDLQEAESQAVAKHARTVSESFQVLMISLCAVTVLLGAGLAWWSILTVRPLRRLTDTTLKLAEGDLSIEVPQATSRDEVGEIIRAVQVFKDNMVRARRMESEKEETERRAEAEKREAMNGLADQFERSVGSIVELVSHAAAELEGAAQTLNATMERANDQAGTVAAAATQATANVESVATACGELAGSVSSIGQQVRQSADIANRAVRNAEDTQATAEGLVSTSQKIGEVVQLINSIAQQTNLLALNATIEAARAGEAGKGFAVVASEVKNLANQTAKATEDITAQIAGVQDVTLRTVQSIREIAQVIGESSQIADDIAQAVEQQGIATQEIARNVQQASAGTAEVSGAIVQVSGAASQGGTAAGRVLGSAQELSRSAARLRAEVSGFLAKVRAA, encoded by the coding sequence ATGAATTGGTTCCGAAACGCCAAGGTCGGCCTTCGGCTGATGCTGAGCTTCTCCAGCATCCTGGTGCTCATGGTCGCGCTGGCGGCCATCGCCATCTACAAGGTCAACAGCATCAACGACAGCCTTTCCACGATCAACGACGTCAACAATGTCAAGCAGCGCTACGCCATCAACTTCCGCGGCAGCGTGCATGACCGGGCGATCAGCCTGCGCGACGTCACGCTCCTGTCCGACGCCGCGGCGCTGAAGGCCGAACTCGCCACCATCGACCGGCTGGCCGCCGACTACGCGCGCTCGGCCGAGCAGCTGGACCGCATGTTCGCCGTCGGCACCCACATCACCGCCAAGGAACGGGACATCCTCGCCTCCATCAAGGAGACGGAAGCCAAGACCCTGCCCCTGGCCCGCGGCGTCATCGAGGCGCGCCAGGCCGGCGACGCCGCCCGCGCCGTCAAGATCCTGGTCGAGCAGGCCCGCCCCGGCTTCACCGAGTGGCTGGCCCGCATCAACGCCTTCATCGACCTCCAGGAGGCCGAGAGCCAGGCGGTGGCCAAGCACGCCCGCACGGTGTCCGAGAGCTTCCAGGTGCTGATGATCTCACTGTGCGCGGTGACCGTCCTGCTCGGCGCCGGGCTCGCCTGGTGGTCGATCCTGACGGTGCGGCCACTGCGCCGCCTGACCGACACGACGCTGAAGCTGGCCGAGGGCGATCTGAGCATCGAAGTGCCGCAGGCGACCAGCCGCGACGAGGTTGGCGAGATCATCCGCGCCGTCCAGGTCTTCAAGGACAACATGGTCCGCGCCCGCCGCATGGAGTCGGAGAAGGAGGAGACGGAACGCCGCGCCGAGGCCGAGAAGCGCGAGGCCATGAACGGGCTCGCCGACCAGTTCGAGCGCAGCGTCGGCTCCATCGTCGAGCTGGTCTCCCACGCCGCCGCCGAGCTGGAGGGCGCCGCCCAGACGCTGAACGCCACCATGGAGCGCGCCAACGATCAGGCCGGCACCGTGGCCGCCGCAGCGACCCAGGCGACGGCCAACGTGGAATCGGTGGCCACGGCCTGCGGGGAACTCGCCGGGTCGGTCAGCAGCATCGGCCAGCAGGTCCGCCAGTCCGCCGACATCGCCAACCGCGCCGTCCGCAACGCCGAGGACACCCAGGCGACCGCGGAAGGTCTGGTCAGCACGTCGCAGAAGATCGGGGAGGTGGTGCAGCTCATCAACTCGATCGCCCAGCAGACCAACCTGCTGGCGCTGAACGCGACCATCGAAGCGGCCCGCGCGGGCGAGGCCGGCAAGGGCTTCGCGGTGGTGGCGAGCGAGGTGAAGAATCTCGCCAACCAGACCGCCAAGGCGACCGAGGACATCACCGCCCAGATCGCCGGGGTGCAGGACGTGACCCTGCGCACGGTGCAGTCGATCCGGGAGATCGCCCAGGTCATCGGAGAGAGCAGCCAGATCGCCGACGACATCGCCCAGGCGGTGGAGCAGCAGGGCATCGCCACCCAGGAGATCGCCCGCAACGTCCAGCAGGCCTCGGCGGGCACCGCGGAGGTGTCGGGGGCCATCGTCCAGGTCAGCGGCGCCGCCTCGCAGGGCGGAACCGCGGCGGGCCGCGTGCTGGGCAGCGCGCAGGAACTGAGCCGCTCCGCCGCGCGTCTGCGGGCGGAGGTCAGCGGCTTCCTCGCGAAGGTCCGCGCGGCGTAA
- a CDS encoding YqaE/Pmp3 family membrane protein produces the protein MDIIRIILALLLPPVGVFLQVGFGAQFWINVLLTLLGYIPGMIHALYVIVKYKDRYPA, from the coding sequence ATGGACATCATACGCATCATCCTGGCGCTTCTGCTGCCGCCCGTCGGCGTCTTCCTCCAGGTGGGGTTTGGCGCCCAGTTCTGGATCAACGTGCTGCTGACCCTGCTCGGCTACATCCCGGGCATGATCCACGCGCTGTACGTCATCGTGAAGTACAAGGACCGCTATCCGGCGTGA